A region of Streptomyces deccanensis DNA encodes the following proteins:
- a CDS encoding esterase/lipase family protein: MAQANGQIGVVLVHGLLSSPDVWAPFQKLLDTDRELSFVTPLPFEYSTPYFRFNPLRRIPSFDDIADSLQMFLRVEAGAFDDIVLVSHSQGGLIVQRHLHRMLSAGRGAELTRIRLVCTFACPNSGAELLHTFRRRFVRKHPQERELRPLNALVAEAHSTVINRVVHAERATASTCPIPFRVYAGESDNIVTPTSARGAFPGAGVLPGDHSTLVRPDSVTHRSYTTLRGDLLFARDRAREAVRSSAPAPSSPAPEPVRDERRAERNQPSIRIQENNASDNSQVFAVQDGRIDVHQGPQPPSPGPSGGAEEPA; encoded by the coding sequence GTGGCCCAGGCCAATGGACAGATCGGGGTGGTCCTCGTACACGGGCTCCTCTCCTCGCCTGACGTGTGGGCCCCCTTCCAGAAGTTGCTCGACACGGACCGTGAGTTGTCCTTCGTCACCCCACTCCCCTTCGAGTACTCGACCCCGTACTTCCGCTTCAACCCGCTGCGCCGCATCCCCTCCTTCGACGACATCGCCGACAGCCTGCAGATGTTCCTGCGGGTGGAGGCGGGGGCCTTCGACGACATCGTCCTCGTCTCGCACAGCCAAGGCGGTCTGATCGTCCAGCGCCACCTCCACCGCATGCTGAGCGCGGGCCGCGGCGCCGAACTCACCCGGATTCGGTTGGTCTGTACGTTCGCCTGCCCCAACTCCGGTGCGGAGCTGCTGCATACGTTCCGCCGCCGTTTCGTGCGCAAGCACCCGCAGGAGCGCGAGCTGCGCCCGCTCAACGCTCTCGTCGCTGAGGCCCACAGCACCGTCATCAACCGCGTCGTCCATGCGGAACGGGCCACCGCGAGCACCTGCCCCATCCCCTTCCGTGTCTACGCCGGTGAGTCCGACAACATCGTCACGCCGACCTCCGCGCGCGGTGCCTTCCCCGGCGCGGGCGTCCTGCCCGGAGACCATTCGACCCTCGTGCGTCCCGACTCGGTCACCCACCGCTCCTACACCACCTTGCGAGGGGACCTGCTGTTCGCCCGCGACCGGGCCCGCGAGGCAGTACGGTCCTCGGCCCCAGCACCGTCGTCGCCTGCCCCGGAACCGGTACGGGACGAGCGTCGAGCGGAGCGGAATCAGCCGAGCATCCGCATCCAGGAGAACAACGCGTCGGACAACAGCCAGGTGTTCGCGGTCCAGGACGGCAGGATCGACGTCCACCAGGGCCCCCAGCCTCCCTCCCCGGGACCGTCAGGCGGAGCGGAGGAGCCCGCCTAG
- a CDS encoding tetratricopeptide repeat protein, producing MPVRPGGPQATAAHQSVRAESGFAYGLIGADLHVHGDGMPVYLLANWAPPAPTSDAWLRELPSRLLNARHAVVDFTGRQDERASLHHWLRESDRLSMRWLHGVGGQGKTRLADQLAKEAIERGWKAVVATHAPGSVVGSASHDLRPAGHTGLLLIVDYADRWPLNHLTLLLGNSLLHQHDTVPTRVLLLARTDEAWPTVRAATAELGGSASDQRLGVLPEAAARAEMFAAARTAFTRHYGCGDLGYILPAVPLDSAAMGLTLSVHMAALVAVDARVNGRPTPADAAGLTVYLLDREHLHWALMAGDGTHRLGATAGKVRTSPEVMHRAVFAAALAGPQSRRTGLALLRAAGVRASPHHVLEDHARYYPAPDPESGTVLEPPYPDRLAEDFLALTVPGHRADYPDQPWAVEAAGGVVALRGADGTRRERVARSVTFLAAATERWPHVGHKLLFPLLRTSPELALEAGSAALTALAAGAEPALLEQIEKLFPQWSDSDLDTGIASIVERLSQDRLLNTDDPLVHATVLQRLANVLEHAGRYERALEHAEEAVHLWRRLAARDPQHARAHAIALDTLSSLLSTLGHTEDALARAQESIEVRQARTGADRKDHTSGLAVAASNISLRKRRLGRRREALEDGLAALTRQRRLADIDPDTHEPGLAVVLSNVGGLHAEIGEYAEGLALTWEAVVINRRLAEQDPGRHLPRLATALNNLGARLGENGRNQEALRVTEESVAHHRRLVKLNQDAHEDGLARALDNLGVRLSEADRWGEALNPALEAVEIRRRQVARRPRAHEPELAQALDNIGRVFTWHDRVDEALACSHEAVALYRRLADVHPDAHGLRLADSLYNLAWRQMCAWQRHDPLPSADQAAAEALALWEPLAADLPADRREAMDRCRELRDRIRAAAEAKATGARLRRELGLPALLRRHYVELLTSVGLEPTAANMRGAVERVGFMFFVEAFVRVERDGSPEQYRTVVEELKEPFADPARWPQQILDRLALWWPHEAAGLRGLPTRTIETLTADPERYFRTDSSGRLLSLAEFAESLTTRP from the coding sequence ATGCCGGTACGCCCAGGCGGCCCGCAGGCGACCGCCGCCCACCAGTCCGTGCGGGCCGAGAGCGGCTTCGCCTACGGGCTGATCGGAGCCGACCTCCACGTCCACGGCGACGGTATGCCGGTCTATCTCCTCGCCAACTGGGCACCTCCGGCACCGACTTCCGACGCGTGGCTTCGTGAACTCCCCAGCCGCCTGCTCAACGCTCGGCACGCGGTCGTGGACTTCACGGGCCGACAGGACGAACGCGCCTCTCTCCACCACTGGTTACGGGAGAGCGATCGGCTGTCGATGCGGTGGTTGCACGGCGTCGGCGGTCAGGGGAAGACGCGGCTCGCCGACCAACTGGCCAAGGAGGCGATCGAGCGGGGGTGGAAGGCCGTCGTCGCCACCCATGCCCCAGGCTCGGTGGTGGGGTCGGCATCACACGATCTTCGACCTGCCGGCCACACCGGTCTGCTCCTGATCGTCGACTACGCGGACCGCTGGCCGCTCAACCATCTGACCCTGCTGCTCGGGAACTCCCTGCTGCACCAGCACGACACCGTCCCCACCCGCGTGCTGCTGCTCGCCCGTACGGACGAGGCCTGGCCCACCGTACGCGCCGCGACGGCGGAACTCGGCGGCTCGGCCTCCGACCAACGCCTGGGAGTCCTGCCGGAAGCCGCCGCACGTGCGGAGATGTTCGCCGCCGCCCGCACGGCATTCACACGTCACTACGGCTGCGGCGACCTCGGGTACATCCTGCCCGCTGTCCCCCTGGACTCCGCCGCCATGGGCCTCACCTTGTCCGTGCATATGGCGGCGCTGGTCGCGGTGGACGCCCGCGTCAACGGCCGACCCACTCCCGCGGACGCGGCGGGGTTGACCGTGTACCTGCTGGATCGCGAGCACCTGCACTGGGCCCTCATGGCCGGAGACGGCACACACCGGCTCGGGGCCACCGCGGGCAAGGTCAGGACATCGCCGGAGGTGATGCACCGCGCCGTCTTCGCCGCAGCCCTCGCCGGCCCGCAGAGCCGGCGAACAGGCCTCGCACTGCTGCGCGCGGCGGGCGTCCGCGCCTCCCCGCACCACGTCCTGGAGGATCACGCCCGGTACTACCCGGCCCCGGATCCGGAGAGCGGTACCGTCCTGGAGCCGCCCTACCCCGATCGCCTCGCCGAAGACTTCCTGGCGCTCACCGTGCCCGGTCATAGGGCGGACTACCCCGACCAGCCATGGGCCGTGGAGGCGGCCGGCGGCGTCGTCGCGTTGCGGGGTGCGGACGGCACCCGCCGCGAGCGAGTGGCGCGGTCCGTCACCTTCCTCGCGGCGGCCACCGAACGGTGGCCGCATGTGGGGCACAAGCTGCTGTTCCCGCTCCTGCGCACGTCCCCGGAACTGGCTCTGGAGGCCGGCAGCGCCGCGTTGACGGCGCTCGCCGCCGGTGCGGAGCCAGCTCTGCTCGAGCAGATCGAGAAGCTCTTCCCCCAGTGGAGCGACAGCGACCTCGACACCGGCATCGCCTCGATCGTGGAGCGGCTGTCGCAGGACCGGCTGCTGAACACGGACGACCCGCTGGTTCACGCCACGGTGCTCCAGCGGTTGGCGAACGTACTGGAGCATGCGGGCAGATACGAGCGCGCACTGGAGCATGCCGAGGAGGCCGTCCACCTGTGGCGCCGGCTGGCTGCCCGCGATCCGCAGCACGCCCGCGCACACGCCATCGCGTTGGACACCCTCAGCTCACTGCTGTCCACCCTCGGCCACACGGAGGACGCACTGGCCAGGGCCCAGGAGTCGATCGAGGTCCGGCAGGCGCGAACCGGCGCCGACCGCAAGGATCACACGTCCGGGCTCGCGGTCGCCGCGTCCAACATCAGCCTGCGGAAGCGGAGGCTGGGTCGGCGCAGAGAAGCCCTGGAGGACGGCCTGGCGGCGCTGACGCGCCAGCGCCGCCTCGCCGACATCGACCCGGACACCCACGAACCGGGCTTGGCTGTCGTGCTGAGCAACGTAGGGGGCCTGCATGCCGAGATCGGTGAGTACGCCGAGGGACTGGCACTGACCTGGGAGGCAGTCGTGATCAATCGCCGACTGGCGGAACAGGATCCGGGCCGTCATCTCCCCCGTCTCGCCACGGCCCTCAACAATCTCGGTGCCCGGCTCGGCGAGAACGGCCGAAATCAAGAGGCTCTGAGGGTCACTGAGGAGTCCGTGGCGCACCACCGTCGGCTGGTGAAGCTCAACCAGGACGCCCACGAGGACGGTCTGGCCCGGGCACTGGACAACCTCGGCGTCCGGCTGAGCGAGGCCGACCGCTGGGGCGAGGCGCTGAACCCGGCGTTGGAGGCCGTCGAGATCCGTCGGCGGCAGGTCGCGCGACGGCCGAGAGCGCACGAGCCGGAGCTGGCGCAGGCGCTGGACAACATCGGCCGTGTGTTCACCTGGCACGATCGCGTCGACGAGGCGCTGGCCTGCTCCCACGAGGCAGTCGCGCTCTACCGCCGGCTGGCCGACGTACACCCCGACGCCCACGGGCTGCGCCTCGCGGACTCGTTGTACAACCTGGCGTGGCGGCAGATGTGCGCTTGGCAGCGCCACGATCCTCTGCCCTCCGCGGACCAGGCAGCGGCAGAGGCCCTCGCTCTCTGGGAACCCCTGGCCGCAGACCTGCCCGCCGACCGCCGGGAAGCGATGGACCGGTGTCGCGAACTGCGGGACCGGATCCGGGCCGCAGCCGAAGCGAAGGCGACGGGCGCCCGGCTGCGTCGCGAACTGGGGCTGCCCGCCCTGCTGCGGCGGCACTACGTGGAACTCCTCACCTCCGTGGGGTTGGAGCCCACCGCGGCGAACATGCGTGGCGCTGTCGAGCGCGTCGGATTCATGTTCTTCGTCGAGGCCTTCGTACGGGTGGAGCGCGACGGAAGCCCCGAGCAGTACCGAACGGTCGTCGAGGAACTCAAGGAGCCCTTTGCCGATCCGGCTCGCTGGCCGCAGCAGATCCTCGACCGGCTCGCGCTGTGGTGGCCCCACGAGGCGGCCGGACTGCGCGGTCTGCCCACCCGCACGATCGAGACACTGACCGCGGACCCGGAGCGGTATTTCCGGACCGACTCCTCCGGGCGTCTGCTGTCGCTGGCGGAGTTCGCCGAATCGCTCACTACGCGCCCCTGA